In the Wyeomyia smithii strain HCP4-BCI-WySm-NY-G18 chromosome 2, ASM2978416v1, whole genome shotgun sequence genome, one interval contains:
- the LOC129725860 gene encoding ras-related GTP-binding protein C: MSYQDEEEQMGYQVGSFPKDFGYGNFDHEDNGSRSAEDKPRILLMGLRRSGKSSIQKVVFHKMSPNETLFLESTNKIVKDDINNSSFVQFQIWDFPGQIDFFDPTFDSDMIFGGCGALVFVIDAQDDYIEALAKLNQTVTKAYKVNPRIKFEVFIHKVDGVSDDFKMESQRDIHSRATDDLADAGLEGVHLSFHLTSIYDHSIFEAFSKVVQKLIPQLPTLENLLNIFISNSGIEKAFLFDVVSKIYIATDCSPVDMQSYELCCDMIDVVIDLSCIYGSKDDPDVPAFDNLSSSLIKMNNSTVLYLREVNKFLALVCIIREENFSRQGVIEYNFLCFREAITQVFELRLKSQKTEAIDQDQDDESEYRGSVPLNGSVSEDMEHHINTSSLA; this comes from the exons CAAATGGGATATCAGGTGGGATCGTTCCCGAAAGACTTTGGCTACGGAAACTTTGATCACGAGGATAACGGTTCGCGATCGGCAGAAGACAAACCGAGAATTTTGCTAATGGGTTTGCGCAGATCCGGCAAGAGCTCTATCCAGAAGGTGGTCTTCCACAAAATGTCACCCAACGAAACACTCTTTCTCGAGTCGACAAACAAAATCGTCAAAGACGACATCAACAACAGTAGCTTTGTGCAGTTCCAGATTTGGGACTTTCCAGGGCAGATAGACTTTTTCGATCCCACGTTCGATTCGGATATGATTTTTGGCGGCTGTGGGGCGCTCGTTTTTGTGATTGACGCACAGGATGATTACATCGAAGCGCTGGCCAAACTGAATCAGACGGTTACGAAAGCGTACAAAGTTAATCCTAGGATAAAGTTTGAGGTTTTCATACACAAAGTGGACGGTGTGAGTGATGACTTTAAAATGGAATCGCAACGCGATATCCACTCGAGAGCTACGGACGATTTGGCGGATGCTGGCTTGGAGGGGGTTCATCTTAGCTTCCATCTTACCTCTATCTACGACCACTCGATCTTCGAGGCGTTCTCGAAGGTGGTTCAAAAACTAATTCCTCAGTTGCCAACGTTGGAAAACTTGTTGAATATCTTCATTTCG AACTCTGGAATCGAGAAAGCCTTTCTGTTTGATGTAGTTTCAAAGATTTATATTGCAACCGATTGTTCACCAGTTGATATGCAGAGCTACGAGCTCTGTTGCGATATGATAGACGTTGTGATAGATCTTTCCTGTATTTATGG TTCAAAGGACGACCCGGACGTTCCAGCATTCGACAATCTGAGCTCCAGTCTTATCAAGATGAACAACAGTACCGTTCTGTATCTGCGCGAAGTCAACAAGTTCCTTGCACTAGTCTGTATCATTCGCGAAGAGAACTTTTCGCGCCAGGGTGTTATCGAGTATAACTTTCTGTGCTTCCGCGAGGCCATCACAcaggtttttgagctgcggcTGAAAAGCCAAAAGACGGAAGCAATCGATCAGGACCAGGATGATGAGAGCGAGTATCGCGGATCGGTTCCATTGAATGGTAGCGTGTCGGAGGATATGGAACATCATATTAATACGTCATCGCTAGCCTAG